The following proteins are encoded in a genomic region of Anaerolineales bacterium:
- the mutL gene encoding DNA mismatch repair endonuclease MutL, whose protein sequence is MGIHLLHQAVASAIAAGEVIERPASVVKELIENSLDAEAGHIEIRLEAGGLRLIEVADDGAGIAAGDMPLAFSRFATSKLATLDDLSAISTLGFRGEALASIAAVSRASLSSRMPQAETGLRLQAEAGRVSQPERVGMPAGTLVEVRDLFFNVPARLKFMRSEDSERRRIVSLVSRHALAYPQVAFRLTVDGRESLHTDGKGQAKDVLAEIYGWEVARDMLPLGQTVEGAVQVDGYVSPPAVHRSTRREVTLFVNGRWVQDAGLAAAVVQAYHGLLMVGRYPIAAVFVRLPADSIDVNVHPAKAEIRLRDPSQAFVAIQRVVRATLLGHAPAADLGSSSSPEWPSPVVAPDWIAAQTPLPGAGSPGAGAAPAASPWLPLLQPIGQVGRCYIVAEAPDGVYLVDQHAAHERVLFESWMGQQAQG, encoded by the coding sequence ATGGGCATTCATCTCCTCCATCAGGCCGTCGCTTCCGCCATTGCAGCCGGCGAAGTCATAGAACGGCCGGCTTCTGTGGTCAAGGAGCTGATCGAGAACTCCTTGGATGCCGAGGCCGGCCACATCGAGATCCGCCTCGAGGCGGGGGGGCTGCGGCTGATTGAAGTCGCGGATGACGGCGCAGGGATCGCGGCGGGGGACATGCCGCTGGCTTTCTCGCGATTTGCCACCTCCAAACTGGCGACTCTCGACGACCTTTCAGCCATCTCCACGCTGGGCTTTCGCGGCGAGGCCCTGGCTTCGATCGCCGCTGTCTCACGGGCTTCGCTTTCGAGCCGTATGCCACAGGCTGAAACGGGCCTGCGCCTCCAGGCCGAAGCCGGCCGGGTCAGCCAACCGGAGAGGGTGGGGATGCCCGCCGGGACGCTGGTCGAGGTGCGGGATTTGTTCTTCAATGTGCCGGCCCGGCTGAAGTTCATGCGCTCCGAGGACTCCGAGCGCCGGCGGATTGTCTCCCTCGTGTCGCGCCACGCCCTGGCCTACCCGCAGGTCGCCTTCCGTCTGACCGTCGACGGCCGGGAGAGTCTGCACACCGACGGCAAGGGGCAGGCGAAGGACGTGCTGGCGGAGATCTACGGGTGGGAAGTGGCGCGCGACATGCTCCCGCTGGGCCAGACGGTCGAGGGCGCCGTTCAGGTAGACGGGTATGTCAGCCCACCGGCGGTGCACCGCTCAACGCGCCGCGAGGTCACGCTGTTTGTCAATGGACGCTGGGTTCAGGACGCGGGCCTGGCGGCAGCCGTGGTCCAGGCCTATCACGGCTTGCTGATGGTCGGCCGTTACCCGATTGCGGCCGTCTTCGTTCGGCTGCCGGCCGACAGCATCGACGTTAATGTGCATCCGGCCAAGGCGGAGATCCGACTGCGCGACCCCAGCCAGGCATTCGTCGCCATCCAGCGCGTGGTGCGGGCGACGCTTCTGGGCCACGCCCCGGCCGCCGATCTTGGCAGTTCGTCCAGTCCAGAGTGGCCTTCCCCGGTGGTGGCGCCCGATTGGATCGCGGCCCAGACCCCGCTTCCCGGCGCCGGGTCCCCAGGCGCCGGGGCGGCGCCAGCGGCCTCCCCCTGGCTGCCGTTGCTCCAGCCGATCGGGCAAGTCGGGCGCTGCTATATCGTCGCCGAAGCCCCGGATGGCGTGTATCTGGTGGACCAGCACGCGGCGCATGAACGGGTGCTGTTCGAGTCGTGGATGGGCCAGCAGGCGCAAGG
- a CDS encoding pyrimidine 5'-nucleotidase — MTEFQTLFLDLDDTLYPHGNGVWHAIGDRITQFMVERLGLTQVEAVRLRQHYFARYGTTLNGLRIHYQIDPADYLGFVHDIPLTDYLLPDRELQTMLESLQVQRVVFTNADRGHAERVLDALGIGDCVARIIDIYALEFVNKPEPASYLRAMELSGCPRAEACVLVDDMPRNLYPAAGLGMTTVYVGPESPQGGIHHRLDRIHRLPEAIPSLRSADER; from the coding sequence ATGACTGAGTTCCAAACCCTGTTCCTGGACCTGGATGACACTCTGTATCCCCACGGCAACGGTGTCTGGCATGCCATCGGGGATCGAATTACCCAGTTCATGGTCGAGCGGCTCGGGCTTACGCAGGTCGAGGCCGTCCGCCTGCGCCAGCACTACTTCGCCCGCTACGGAACCACCCTCAACGGATTGCGGATCCACTACCAGATCGACCCGGCGGATTACCTGGGATTCGTTCACGACATCCCTCTGACGGACTACCTCCTCCCTGACCGCGAATTGCAGACGATGCTGGAAAGCCTGCAGGTTCAACGCGTGGTGTTCACGAACGCCGACCGGGGGCATGCCGAGCGCGTCCTGGATGCGTTGGGCATCGGGGATTGTGTGGCGAGGATCATCGACATCTATGCCCTTGAGTTCGTGAACAAGCCTGAACCCGCCTCGTACCTGCGGGCGATGGAGCTGTCTGGCTGCCCCAGGGCGGAAGCCTGCGTCCTGGTGGATGACATGCCTCGCAATCTGTATCCGGCGGCTGGACTGGGGATGACGACGGTCTATGTCGGGCCCGAGTCCCCCCAGGGGGGAATCCACCACCGCCTCGACCGGATCCACCGCCTGCCGGAGGCCATCCCTTCGCTGAGATCGGCTGATGAGCGATAA
- a CDS encoding S41 family peptidase — translation MTKLLRLLLGVLIGLLFAAVFISGGVVIGASTPALQSAVQSVLPQPVAPPLPAAASPGESDQTLADLFAPFWETWGIAHEEFVDQPLDDDALMRGAIRGMLEALGDEHTTYMDPNEYEQATIELVGEYEGIGAWVDPDGEYLVIVSPMPGSPAEKAGLLPGDTVIAVDGEDMTGRDGSLVIRRIMGPAGSTVRLTILRKDNPEPFEVSLDRASITVPSVESRMMDEGIGYVRMFTFGDDTTAELRRSLKELLAQNPRALVLDLRGNTGGYLSTAIEVASEFIDEGVILTERFGDGTEQVYRARSGGSATQIPLAILMNGGTASASEIVAGAVQDIGRGILVGSQSYGKGSVQNWIPLENDQGAVRVTVARWYTPKGRQIADDGLEPDIIVEPTEVDLQADRDVQLEAAIQALLGGSPSGG, via the coding sequence ATGACCAAGCTGCTGCGCCTCCTGCTAGGTGTGTTGATCGGCTTGCTCTTCGCCGCCGTGTTCATCTCCGGCGGGGTTGTGATTGGCGCCAGTACCCCTGCACTGCAGTCCGCCGTTCAGTCCGTGCTTCCTCAGCCGGTGGCGCCTCCCCTGCCGGCCGCCGCCTCGCCCGGAGAATCCGATCAGACGCTCGCCGATTTGTTCGCCCCGTTCTGGGAAACGTGGGGAATCGCCCACGAGGAGTTCGTCGATCAGCCGCTCGACGACGATGCGCTGATGCGCGGCGCGATCCGCGGCATGCTCGAAGCTCTCGGCGACGAGCACACAACCTACATGGATCCCAATGAGTACGAGCAAGCGACGATCGAGCTGGTAGGGGAGTATGAAGGCATCGGCGCCTGGGTGGACCCGGACGGTGAATACCTGGTGATCGTCTCGCCCATGCCCGGCTCCCCGGCAGAGAAGGCCGGTCTGTTGCCCGGGGATACGGTGATCGCAGTCGATGGGGAGGACATGACCGGGCGGGACGGCAGCCTGGTGATTCGCCGGATCATGGGGCCGGCCGGCTCTACGGTCCGCCTGACGATCCTGCGCAAGGACAATCCCGAGCCGTTCGAAGTCAGCCTCGATCGCGCCAGCATCACGGTCCCCAGCGTTGAGAGCCGCATGATGGATGAAGGCATCGGCTACGTCCGGATGTTCACCTTCGGTGATGACACAACCGCTGAGCTGCGGCGGAGCCTAAAGGAGCTGCTCGCCCAGAACCCGCGAGCACTGGTTCTCGATCTGCGCGGCAATACCGGCGGCTACCTTTCTACGGCGATCGAGGTCGCCTCGGAGTTCATCGATGAAGGCGTGATCCTGACCGAGCGCTTTGGCGATGGGACCGAACAGGTATACCGGGCCCGCTCCGGAGGATCCGCCACCCAGATCCCACTCGCGATTCTGATGAACGGCGGCACGGCCTCGGCTTCGGAGATCGTGGCCGGCGCCGTGCAGGACATCGGACGCGGGATCCTGGTCGGGAGCCAATCCTATGGCAAAGGTTCCGTCCAGAACTGGATCCCACTCGAGAATGACCAGGGTGCAGTGCGCGTGACCGTCGCGCGTTGGTACACGCCTAAGGGTCGCCAGATCGCCGACGACGGGCTGGAGCCGGACATCATCGTCGAGCCGACGGAGGTCGACCTGCAGGCCGATCGCGATGTGCAGCTAGAGGCCGCCATCCAGGCGCTGCTCGGCGGCTCCCCCTCCGGCGGGTAG